One region of Mangifera indica cultivar Alphonso chromosome 3, CATAS_Mindica_2.1, whole genome shotgun sequence genomic DNA includes:
- the LOC123211970 gene encoding putative glycerol-3-phosphate transporter 4 has product MAGNSDTVRQTPPGILLIRRLRGRDWSLQTYRYMVLLVTFIAYACYHASRKPSSIVKSVLYPEPMKQPQQYPWPIGQLFAKKEIMSVSEKRSSHKGWAPFDGRDGLSRLGEIDVAFLSCYSLGMYVAGHLGDSLDLRLFLTTGMIGSGIFVGLFGMGYFWNVHVFGFYLVMQMVAGLFQATGWPSVVAVIGNWFGKTKRGLIMGMWNAHTSVGNITGSLLAASVLEYGWGWSFIVPGAFIVMGGIIVYLFLAAYPEDMGFFDIDGPVASSEKLCKDEDSQILKGNKVEVLKKFDSQRGSGSRTSVGLLQACLIPGVIPFALCLFFAKLVAYTFLYWLPFYLSQTEIGGKYMSDKTAGDLSTLFDVGGIVGGILAGYISDKLKARAITAATFMYAAIPCMLLYRAYGGVSRTINIILMMLAGLFVNGPYALITTAVSADLGTHSSVKGDSRALATVTAIIDGTGSVGAALGPLLTGFLSEKGWDSVFIMLTVGALVAGLLLSRLVIAEINEKTGKPMTASSGRQDLEGAASQPLLNEQRR; this is encoded by the exons AACCCCACCTGGGATTTTGCTTATAAGAAGATTAAGGGGAAGAGATTGGTCTTTACAAACGTATAGATACATGGTTTTGCTGGTTACTTTCATAGCATATGCTTGTTATCATGCCTCTAGAAAACCTAGTAGTATTGTCAAGAGTGTATTGTATCCTGAACCTATGAAGCAGCCGCAGCAATACCCTTGGCCTATTGGCCAACTCTTTGCGAAGAAAGAAATTATGAGTGTTAGTGAAAAGAGATCGAGTCATAAAGGTTGGGCTCCATTTGATGGAAGAGATGGGTTATCAAGATTGGGGGAGATTGATGTTGCATTTCTTTCTTGTTACTCATTAGGAATGTATGTTGCTGGACATTTAGGTGATTCTTTGGATCTGAGGTTATTCTTGACTACAGGCATGATAGGAAGTGGCATTTTTGTGGGGCTATTTGGTATGGGGTACTTTTGGAATGTTCATGTGTTTGGTTTTTATCTTGTTATGCAAATGGTTGCCGGTTTATTTCAAGCCACTGGTTGGCCCTCTGTTGTGGCTGTGATTGGGAATTGGTTCGGGAAAACGAAGAGGGGATTGATAATGGGTATGTGGAATGCACATACTTCTGTTGGGAATATTACTGGTTCTCTTCTTGCTGCCAGTGTTTTGGAGTATGGTTGGGGTTGGTCTTTTATAGTACCAGGTGCATTTATTGTCATGGGAGGGATCATTGTTTACTTGTTCCTGGCTGCTTATCCCGAGGATATGGGCTTTTTTGACATAGATGGTCCAGTTGCAAGCTCGGAGAAATTGTGTAAAGATGAAGACTCCCAGATTTTGAAAGGAAACAAGGTGGAAgtactaaaaaaatttgattcacaGAGGGGGTCTGGGAGTAGGACAAGTGTTGGCCTTCTTCAAGCTTGTTTGATACCGGGTGTGATACCTTTTGCATTGTGCCTCTTCTTTGCAAAGCTGGTAGCCTACACGTTTTTATATTGGTTACCTTTTTATTTAAGTCAGACag AAATTGGTGGAAAGTACATGTCAGACAAGACTGCTGGAGATCTCTCCACTCTGTTTGATGTGGGGGGAATTGTTGGCGGAATCCTTGCTGGCTATATATCAGATAAACTTAAAGCTCGTGCCATTACAGCAGCCACCTTCATGTATGCTGCAATTCCATGCATGCTCTTATATCGTGCATACGGGGGTGTCTCAAGGACTATCAACATTATACTTATGATGCTTGCTGGCCTATTTGTAAATGGGCCATATGCACTTATCACTACTGCTGTCTCTGCAGACCTTGGAACACACAGTAGTGTTAAAGGTGATTCTCGAGCTCTGGCAACAGTGACTGCTATCATTGATGGCACTGGATCAGTTGGTGCAGCTCTTGGTCCTCTGCTTACCGGATTCCTTTCAGAAAAAGGGTGGGATTCTGTTTTCATTATGCTAACAGTTGGAGCTCTTGTTGCGGGGCTTCTTTTGTCACGTTTAGTTATCGCTGAAATCAATGAAAAAACTGGCAAGCCCATGACTGCATCCAGTGGACGACAAGATTTGGAAG GTGCTGCGTCCCAACCACTTTTGAATGAGCAAAGGCGATGA